ACATCACAGAATCCTTCCTTACATAAAGACAAATCACATTTACATACCAGTTGGAAATGGTGCGAATGATTTAGCACAACTTGCTTTAATAAGGTCCAGATTTTCAGAAATCACTATCGAACCATCGGCTGCAACACCCCAATAGAGCCCAATCTGGCCATTGGAACCCTGATGAAAGTCATATAAGACGTGGGTAAGTCCAAAAAAGTGATGTGATGTTGGAAAAGTATGAAGAGATGAGGGAAAGAGACTTACAGATGCAACAAAAACAGTTTCATTCTTGTGGTCATATATGAGAAATCCAAAACTGCCTTCGAGTTGAATGAGAACNTGATCAGCAGGGTATGGACCTCTGTCTCGAAGCGTTCGATATGCTTGAATTATAAACATGGCCTCCTTTGTTCCCTTTGATAGCCCATATTGGTTGTTCAGCCTACTAAGGTTGTGCAACTCACCCATGAAAACGCAGTATATGTCATCCAAACCACTGAAGAATCTGTGATGAGTGGAGTTGCTGTTTGAAGGGGAATAGGCTACCAAAGCATCATTTCCAAAGCACATGGAGAAAGCATTCGAAGAATTCGAGGACATGAAATCATTCAGGATTTCATTGCTTAGCTTAGGCTTACTGCACCAACTCATAGAAGCTGGACTCTTCAGCTCCTTTGGTGCATTGACCAACTTCTCCTTGAAAATTCCCAACATGTTTTCTATATAGGAATCAGAACAGCTGCAAATGATGAATGTCTTTGAAAAACAGAATGATGGTGATGGGAAGAAGGAGTCGTTCATGTTTAATATATACAGATGGTACAGGAAGAGAGAAAGCGTGTGTCAAC
Above is a genomic segment from Vigna radiata var. radiata cultivar VC1973A chromosome 10, Vradiata_ver6, whole genome shotgun sequence containing:
- the LOC106775306 gene encoding stem-specific protein TSJT1-like, whose amino-acid sequence is MLGIFKEKLVNAPKELKSPASMSWCSKPKLSNEILNDFMSSNSSNAFSMCFGNDALVAYSPSNSNSTHHRFFSGLDDIYCVFMGELHNLSRLNNQYGLSKGTKEAMFIIQAYRTLRDRGPYPADXVLIQLEGSFGFLIYDHKNETVFVASGSNGQIGLYWGVAADGSIVISENLDLIKASCAKSFAPFPTGCMFHSEHGLMNFEHPTRKMKAMPRIDSEGVMCGANFNVDSQSKIQTMPRVGSEANWATWG